A part of Rhodopirellula bahusiensis genomic DNA contains:
- a CDS encoding DEAD/DEAH box helicase — protein MSTAILPETPSESSSNADLDGFAIQPRPYQHRIIRRALAAFGCDETESVPAHGGVGQVGSKPTSVLIESPTGSGKTVMGLAIAAVMQRTLGIRVGWVAMRRNLLAQAQAENVRREFGLDMHLISMFDKDPPDVDLLVIDEAQHDAATSMANLHGQIQPRWTLGLSATPYRTDRIKLCFENVIRDAGIAHLIADGFLSAYHHYTIEEYSPQTLADLLIDEPERWGKSLVFFHKQTQCDEMKVRLDQAGIRSDVVTAKTNRDRQLADFSEGRTDVLINMAILTEGFDCPALKTVFCRPSGQGTTIQMAGRVLRKCENEPIKQVVQCRHTRHPMMRTAIPAEQYLWTEYGWRSIAGNRQLDAMAMAARKRVAKANVSLPKLIAAHRPRRRMHRLGR, from the coding sequence ATGTCCACTGCGATCTTGCCGGAGACCCCGTCCGAGTCATCTTCCAACGCCGATTTGGATGGCTTCGCGATTCAGCCTCGCCCGTATCAACACCGCATCATTCGACGGGCCTTGGCTGCGTTTGGGTGCGATGAAACCGAGTCCGTTCCAGCTCACGGCGGGGTAGGGCAGGTCGGTTCCAAGCCGACCAGCGTCCTGATTGAGAGCCCCACCGGGAGTGGCAAAACGGTGATGGGTTTGGCCATCGCCGCGGTCATGCAACGCACCCTCGGCATCCGAGTTGGCTGGGTCGCGATGCGGCGGAACTTACTGGCTCAGGCTCAAGCCGAAAACGTCCGCCGAGAGTTTGGGCTCGACATGCATTTGATCAGCATGTTTGACAAAGATCCTCCAGACGTTGACTTGTTAGTCATCGATGAGGCTCAGCACGATGCCGCTACCAGCATGGCAAACTTGCATGGGCAGATCCAACCGCGATGGACGCTGGGATTGTCAGCAACACCGTATCGAACCGATCGCATCAAACTGTGCTTTGAAAATGTGATCCGGGATGCTGGCATCGCTCATTTGATCGCCGATGGGTTTTTGAGTGCCTACCACCACTACACGATCGAGGAGTACTCGCCGCAGACGCTGGCCGATTTGCTGATCGATGAACCGGAGCGTTGGGGCAAGTCGCTGGTTTTCTTTCACAAGCAAACGCAGTGTGACGAAATGAAGGTTCGTTTGGACCAAGCCGGTATCCGCAGCGATGTGGTGACCGCGAAGACGAATCGTGATCGGCAATTGGCGGACTTCAGCGAAGGACGCACGGATGTGTTGATCAACATGGCGATCCTCACCGAGGGTTTTGACTGTCCGGCGTTGAAGACGGTGTTCTGTCGGCCAAGCGGGCAGGGCACCACGATTCAAATGGCGGGACGCGTGCTTCGCAAATGCGAGAACGAACCGATCAAGCAAGTCGTTCAGTGCCGGCACACGCGGCACCCGATGATGCGAACCGCAATTCCCGCGGAGCAGTATCTGTGGACGGAATACGGTTGGCGAAGCATCGCAGGCAACCGCCAACTGGATGCGATGGCCATGGCCGCTCGAAAGCGAGTTGCGAAGGCCAATGTGAGCTTGCCCAAGCTGATCGCCGCTCACCGACCTCGTCGACGCATGCACCGACTCGGTCGCTAA
- the uvrB gene encoding excinuclease ABC subunit UvrB encodes MSITKLEPAAFDLHQPFPPSGDQPAAIAKLIEGIQSGKTAQTLLGATGTGKTYTMANVINAVQRPALILSHNKTLAAQLYGEFKEFFPNNAVHYFVSYYDYYQPEAYIPQRDVYIEKDSSINEEIDRLRLATTSSLVSRRDVVIVASVSSIYGLGSPDDYRQLVVDLHQGEQTRRDHLLLKFVDLQYQRNDIQFERGKFRVRGDSIELWPSYEEFAYRIEMWGDEIEKISLIKPTSGETIKTVEHLYIYPCKHFVMPEDRIQRAIRMLREELTQQLEVFQSQGKLLEAQRLSARTKFDLEMLAEVGHCPGIENYSRPLSGKEPGATPDTLYDFFPKDFITFVDESHVTVPQVRAMYAGDRSRKITLVEHGFRLPCALDNRPLKFDEWEERTGQICFVSATPSDYELERTGGEVVEQIIRPTGLLDPEVEIVSARGQVTHLLEQVRVRAERDERVLVTALTKRLAEDLANYFQEQGVKCRWLHSELNAFERVDLLQELRAGSFDCLVGVNLLREGLDLPEVSLVAILDADKEGFLRSETSLIQTIGRAARNANSRVILYADKVTNSMQLAIDETERRRVIQMEYNAKHGIVPKTVRKSIRKGIDTEAASHKESTRKAQDNGEAIYITIEYVDKLEQEMLSAAEDLEFERAARLRDRVLQLKEHIGKPLSDVEIVDEKSAGKSGGRGRGRRGAKKKGASKGTKIPRPKRG; translated from the coding sequence ATGAGCATCACCAAACTTGAGCCAGCCGCTTTTGATTTGCATCAACCGTTCCCACCATCGGGGGACCAGCCTGCTGCAATCGCCAAGTTGATCGAAGGCATCCAAAGCGGCAAGACCGCCCAGACACTCTTGGGGGCCACTGGAACAGGCAAAACGTACACGATGGCCAACGTCATCAATGCCGTCCAGCGTCCGGCGCTGATCCTCAGCCACAACAAAACGTTGGCCGCTCAGTTATACGGGGAATTCAAAGAGTTCTTCCCCAACAACGCGGTCCACTATTTCGTCAGCTACTACGACTACTACCAACCCGAAGCCTACATTCCTCAACGCGACGTCTACATCGAGAAAGATTCCTCGATCAACGAAGAAATCGATCGGTTGCGATTGGCGACCACCAGTTCACTGGTCAGCCGCCGCGATGTCGTCATCGTCGCCTCGGTCAGCAGCATCTACGGCTTGGGGTCGCCCGACGATTATCGCCAGCTCGTCGTCGATCTTCATCAAGGCGAGCAAACTCGCCGCGACCACTTGCTGTTGAAGTTTGTTGACCTGCAGTATCAACGCAACGACATCCAATTCGAACGCGGGAAATTTCGCGTGCGAGGGGACTCGATCGAGCTGTGGCCCAGCTACGAAGAATTCGCGTATCGAATCGAGATGTGGGGAGACGAGATCGAGAAAATCTCACTGATCAAACCGACATCTGGCGAAACGATCAAAACGGTCGAGCACCTTTACATCTATCCGTGCAAGCACTTTGTGATGCCGGAAGATCGCATCCAACGAGCGATCCGAATGCTCCGCGAAGAGTTGACGCAGCAGTTGGAAGTCTTTCAGTCGCAAGGCAAATTGTTGGAGGCTCAACGATTGTCGGCACGAACCAAATTCGATTTGGAGATGCTGGCCGAAGTCGGGCATTGTCCTGGCATCGAAAATTATTCGCGTCCGTTGTCCGGCAAAGAACCGGGCGCGACTCCGGACACGTTGTACGACTTCTTTCCCAAGGACTTCATCACATTCGTTGACGAATCACATGTGACCGTGCCGCAGGTTCGCGCGATGTACGCCGGTGACCGAAGTCGAAAAATCACTTTGGTCGAACACGGGTTCCGCCTTCCGTGTGCACTCGATAACCGGCCGCTCAAGTTCGATGAATGGGAAGAACGCACCGGACAGATTTGCTTCGTCAGTGCGACACCCAGCGACTACGAATTGGAACGCACCGGCGGCGAAGTGGTGGAACAAATCATTCGTCCAACCGGCTTGCTCGATCCCGAGGTCGAGATCGTGTCGGCTCGCGGGCAGGTGACGCATTTATTGGAACAGGTTCGCGTCCGTGCCGAACGGGATGAACGCGTTCTGGTCACGGCGCTCACCAAACGCTTGGCCGAGGACTTGGCGAACTACTTCCAAGAACAAGGCGTCAAGTGTCGTTGGTTGCACAGTGAATTGAATGCCTTTGAACGAGTTGACCTGCTCCAAGAATTGCGGGCCGGTTCGTTCGATTGTTTGGTCGGTGTGAACTTACTACGAGAGGGGCTCGACCTTCCGGAGGTTTCGCTGGTTGCGATCTTGGATGCGGACAAGGAAGGCTTCCTGCGAAGCGAAACGAGTTTGATTCAGACAATTGGCCGTGCGGCTCGGAATGCAAACTCACGCGTGATTCTGTACGCCGACAAAGTCACCAATTCCATGCAGTTGGCAATTGACGAAACCGAACGTCGGCGAGTGATCCAGATGGAATACAACGCCAAACATGGAATCGTGCCGAAGACGGTTCGCAAATCGATCCGCAAAGGCATCGACACCGAGGCGGCCAGCCACAAGGAATCGACTCGCAAGGCTCAAGACAATGGCGAAGCGATCTACATCACCATCGAGTACGTCGACAAACTCGAGCAGGAGATGTTGTCCGCGGCGGAAGACCTCGAGTTCGAGCGAGCGGCGAGGCTGCGCGACCGTGTGTTGCAACTCAAGGAACACATCGGCAAACCGCTATCGGACGTGGAAATTGTCGACGAGAAATCAGCCGGTAAATCGGGCGGTCGTGGACGCGGTCGTCGTGGGGCCAAGAAAAAGGGGGCCAGCAAAGGCACCAAAATTCCGCGGCCAAAACGTGGCTGA
- a CDS encoding thymidine kinase encodes MAKLYFYYSTMNAGKSTVFLQSSYNYRERGMNTLILSPEIDTRFGSGKVASRIGIESESVSFNTADNLLNVVREQKRMKPLHCVLVDEAQFLTRIQVRQLSDVCDDLDIPVLAYGLRTDFQGNLFEGSEHLLAWADTLTELKTICHCGRKATMVLRVSESGQVIRDGEQVQIGGNERYQTVCRRHFKEAIYQRNEDDLPLLDSNEPRQSER; translated from the coding sequence ATGGCGAAGCTGTATTTCTACTATTCCACGATGAACGCCGGGAAATCCACGGTTTTTCTGCAGTCCAGTTACAACTATCGCGAGCGAGGGATGAACACACTGATCCTGTCTCCGGAGATCGACACCCGGTTTGGCAGCGGCAAAGTCGCCTCGCGAATCGGGATCGAATCCGAGTCGGTCTCGTTCAACACAGCGGACAATTTGCTGAACGTCGTTCGTGAACAAAAGCGAATGAAACCGCTGCACTGTGTGCTGGTCGATGAGGCTCAGTTTTTGACGCGAATTCAGGTCCGGCAGCTCAGCGACGTTTGTGACGACCTCGACATTCCCGTGTTGGCGTACGGATTGCGCACTGATTTCCAAGGCAATCTGTTCGAAGGCAGCGAACACCTGCTGGCTTGGGCCGACACACTGACTGAGCTCAAAACGATTTGCCACTGCGGCCGCAAAGCCACGATGGTGCTTCGAGTCAGCGAATCCGGCCAAGTCATTCGCGACGGAGAACAGGTGCAAATCGGAGGAAACGAACGCTACCAAACCGTTTGCCGCCGGCATTTCAAAGAGGCGATCTACCAGCGCAACGAAGACGACCTGCCGCTGCTGGACTCGAACGAACCCCGCCAATCGGAGCGTTAA